One segment of Gasterosteus aculeatus chromosome 3, fGasAcu3.hap1.1, whole genome shotgun sequence DNA contains the following:
- the LOC120815808 gene encoding frizzled-8 produces the protein MERSIPGWCALVALVAHGCMAAKELQCQEISVPLCKGIGYNYTYMPNQFNHDTQDEAGLEVHQFWPLVEIKCSPDLRFFLCSMYTPICLEDYKKPLPPCRSVCERAKAGCAPLMRQYGFPWPDRMRCDLLPEQGNQDTLCMDYNRSQTTTASPVLAKPSNRPPKPYNPRKKSGNGKHKPAASPCEPGCFCRAPMVPVTGDGHPLRNRVKTGQIPNCAVPCRSPFFTQEERTFTAFWIGLWSVLCFISTFATVATFLIDMERFKYPERPIIFLSACYMFVSVGYIVRLIAGHEEVACNRENGAEHIHYETTGPALCTVVFLLIYFFGMASSIWWVILSLTWFLAAGMKWGNEAIASYAQYFHLAAWLIPSMKSIAVLALSSVDGDSVAGICYVGNQNLDNLRGFVLAPLVIYLFIGTMFLLAGFVSLFRIRSVIKQGGTKTDKLERLMIRIGVFTVLYTVPATVIVACYFYEQHNRQAWEITHNCTCVADPSRPRPDYAVFMLKYFMCLLVGITSGAWIWSGKTLDSWRTFCTRCCWGSKASAGSMYSDVSTGLTWRSGTASSVSCPKQMPLSRV, from the coding sequence atggagaggagcatcCCGGGCTGGTGCGCGCTGGTGGCGCTGGTCGCGCACGGCTGCATGGCGGCCAAGGAGCTCCAGTGCCAGGAGATCTCCGTGCCTCTGTGCAAGGGGATCGGCTACAACTACACCTACATGCCCAACCAGTTCAACCACGACACGCAGGACGAAGCCGGCCTGGAGGTGCACCAGTTCTGGCCGCTGGTGGAGATCAAGTGCTCCCCGGACCTGCgcttcttcctctgcagcaTGTACACGCCGATCTGCCTGGAGGACTACAAGAAGCCGCTGCCGCCGTGCCGGAGCGTGTGCGAGCGAGCCAAGGCCGGCTGCGCGCCGCTCATGAGGCAGTACGGGTTCCCGTGGCCGGACCGGATGCGGTGCGACCTGCTGCCCGAGCAAGGCAACCAGGACACGCTGTGCATGGACTACAACCGCAGCCAGACCACCACGGCGTCTCCCGTGTTGGCCAAGCCGAGCAACCGACCCCCGAAGCCGTACAACCCCAGGAAGAAGAGCGGCAACGGGAAGCACAAACCGGCGGCGTCCCCGTGCGAGCCGGGCTGCTTCTGCCGCGCGCCCATGGTGCCGGTGACCGGCGACGGGCACCCGCTGCGCAACCGCGTCAAGACGGGTCAGATCCCGAACTGCGCCGTGCCGTGCCGCAGCCCCTTCTTCACCCAGGAGGAGAGGACTTTCACCGCCTTCTGGATCGGCCTGTGGTCCGTCCTGTGTTTCATCTCCACCTTCGCGACCGTGGCCACCTTTTTGATCGACATGGAGAGGTTCAAGTATCCGGAGCGGCCCATCATCTTCCTCTCCGCGTGCTACATGTTCGTGTCCGTTGGCTACATCGTGAGGCTGATCGCGGGTCACGAGGAAGTGGCGTGCAACCGGGAGAACGGCGCGGAGCACATCCACTACGAGACCACGGGTCCTGCGCTCTGCACCGTCGTCTTCCTGCTCATCTACTTCTTCGGCATGGCCAGCTCCATCTGGTGGGTGATCCTGTCCCTCACCTGGTTCCTGGCCGCCGGCATGAAGTGGGGGAACGAGGCGATCGCCAGTTACGCGCAGTACTTCCACTTGGCAGCCTGGCTCATCCCCAGCATGAAGTCCATAGCAGTTCTGGCCCTGAGCTCCGTGGACGGGGACTCCGTGGCCGGGATCTGCTACGTGGGAAACCAGAACTTGGATAACCTGCGGGGTTTCGTGTTGGCCCCGCTGGTCATCTACCTGTTCATCGGGACCATGTTCCTGCTGGCCGGGTTCGTCTCCCTGTTCCGGATCAGGAGCGTCATCAAGCAAGGGGGCACCAAGACCGACAAGCTGGAGAGGCTGATGATCCGGATCGGGGTTTTCACAGTTCTCTACACCGTCCCGGCCACCGTCATAGTGGCCTGCTACTTTTACGAGCAGCACAACCGACAGGCGTGGGAAATCACGCACAACTGCACGTGCGTGGCGGACCCGAGCCGGCCGAGGCCGGACTACGCCGTGTTCATGCTCAAGTACTTCATGTGCCTCCTGGTGGGCATCACGTCCGGGGCCTGGATCTGGTCCGGGAAGACCCTCGACTCGTGGCGGACTTTTTGCACgcgctgctgctgggggagcaAAGCCTCGGCGGGCTCCATGTACAGTGACGTCAGCACGGGGCTGACCTGGAGGTCCGGGACGGCCAGCTCGGTCTCCTGCCCCAAACAGATGCCTCTGTCCCGGGTCTGA